The following proteins come from a genomic window of Paenibacillus spongiae:
- a CDS encoding bifunctional 5,10-methylenetetrahydrofolate dehydrogenase/5,10-methenyltetrahydrofolate cyclohydrolase, translating into MAVLLKAKPLADETSARIAAKVKRWHAQGVEPAIAAILVEGDPASLYYAQAKRRLAEKLNVKFELLTFPPDVQEEPLIQTIASLNKKADVHGIMLELPLPGGIRLGRLADAIDPLKDVDGIASANKLACMIGSPGIYPATPQSCIRLLHYYQYPLRGKHVVVIGRGETVGRPLVQLLLRENATVTVCHSHTPDLSVHIRQADIIIAAAGHAGLIKKAMVHPELVVIDAGINAKIDGNGITGDVDPETANAVRAISPVPGGVGTLTTVLLFENVMRAMDLQEAEGRFSR; encoded by the coding sequence ATGGCTGTCCTATTGAAAGCAAAACCGCTCGCAGATGAAACAAGCGCCCGAATTGCAGCGAAGGTAAAACGGTGGCACGCACAAGGAGTCGAGCCTGCCATCGCAGCGATTCTTGTGGAAGGAGATCCGGCATCTCTATATTATGCCCAGGCTAAGCGCCGGCTGGCCGAGAAGCTGAACGTGAAGTTCGAGCTGTTAACATTCCCGCCTGACGTGCAGGAAGAGCCGCTGATTCAGACAATTGCTTCATTAAATAAGAAGGCGGATGTGCACGGCATTATGCTGGAGCTGCCTTTACCGGGCGGAATCCGGCTCGGCAGGCTGGCGGACGCAATCGATCCGCTCAAAGACGTCGACGGGATCGCTTCCGCCAACAAGCTGGCATGCATGATCGGTTCACCGGGCATTTACCCGGCGACACCGCAGTCCTGTATCCGTCTGCTTCATTATTATCAATATCCGCTGCGCGGCAAACATGTCGTCGTTATCGGCAGAGGAGAAACGGTAGGACGGCCTCTTGTCCAGCTGCTGCTGAGAGAGAACGCGACCGTAACGGTTTGTCATTCCCATACTCCCGACCTGTCGGTTCATATTCGGCAGGCGGATATTATTATAGCGGCAGCCGGGCATGCCGGTCTGATCAAGAAAGCGATGGTTCATCCCGAGCTGGTCGTCATCGATGCGGGCATCAACGCGAAAATAGACGGAAATGGGATAACCGGCGACGTTGATCCGGAAACAGCCAATGCGGTTCGTGCAATATCCCCGGTCCCCGGAGGCGTGGGTACGCTAACTACAGTCCTCTTGTTTGAAAATGTGATGCGTGCCATGGACCTGCAGGAAGCAGAGGGGAGGTTTTCTCGATGA